A genomic stretch from Heterodontus francisci isolate sHetFra1 chromosome 23, sHetFra1.hap1, whole genome shotgun sequence includes:
- the selenom gene encoding selenoprotein M: MLLLAVLALFQAVSCDQINLEKPPGLARGRVETCGGUQLSVLTEVKAFVEEDLPLYHNLVLKYIPGASPELLLMNYTFEELDRINLMPMTRKEINELLLKLGFYKKESPNAQVPAEFYYAPMIGKPVRQFNSPAGKPVQEGKAEELEESDELKEDL, translated from the exons ATGCTGCTCCTGGCCGTTCTGGCATTATTTCAGGCTGTGTCCTGCGACCAAATCAACTTGGAGAAGCCGCCAGGACTGGCCCGAGGCAGAGTGGAG ACTTGCGGAGGGTGACAATTATCTGTCCTGACAGAG GTGAAGGCTTTCGTTGAGGAAGACTTGCCTCTTTA TCACAACCTGGTGTTGAAGTACATTCCAGGAGCAAGTCCCGAGCTGCTCCTTATGAACTACACTTTTGAAGAACTGGAT CGAATTAACCTTATGCCAATGACCAGGAAAGAGATCAATGAATTACTATTGAAACTGGGATTTTACAAGAAGGAGAGCCCAAATGCCCAAGTGCCAGCTGAATTCTACTACGCGCCAATGATAGGCAAACCCGTAAGGCAGTTCAACTCGCCTGCGGGAAAACCTGTTCAAGAAGGCAAGGCTGAGGAGTTGGAAGAGTCAGATGAGTTGAAGGAAGATCTATAG